The Amblyraja radiata isolate CabotCenter1 chromosome 1, sAmbRad1.1.pri, whole genome shotgun sequence genome contains a region encoding:
- the stbd1 gene encoding starch-binding domain-containing protein 1, with the protein MVLGLMSVVLELVTMVSSSWTVLPAALVVALASWMWWNRGRSREEPETPGAAVAVAAAGSAAKDRGGHPGIGAAVRADIERNNLLEFKERTELKVGVQSSSVKQKSVDSESKDILDTMVSDQRENDFVPELSKKQDWSVAEQISDKMQIEPMAQPTSGGESPVHNAHFTEYSLGQEKKHVCEKLKPTLSTEEVFNQYDHEDKALDLASAVEEKFGGTESLLLIQTNEDISETNADMLSNLNIIETKMEKDKRKSIKLVFKDESERTAASLESENTPKKVAAVSPLPVNNVSVNFNVHYVTCSNSQILAVTGSHECLGQWENYVPLKPDKDGFWSNSILLPVNLKFEWKYVVVENGKIWRWEECPNRWLETSHEDMEMYQCWGYP; encoded by the exons ATGGTATTGGGTTTGATGAGTGTAGTGTTGGAGCTGGTGACAATGGTGAGCAGCTCCTGGACAGTGTTGCCCGCGGCTCTCGTCGTGGCCCTGGCCAGTTGGATGTGGTGGAACAGAGGCAGGAGCCGGGAGGAGCCGGAGACCCCGGgcgctgctgttgctgttgctgccgCCGGCAGTGCAGCCAAGGACAGGGGCGGCCACCCTGGGATCGGCGCTGCAG TTAGAGCTGATATTGAAAGGAACAATTTACTCGAGTTCAAAGAAAGAACAGAGTTAAAAGTTGGTGTGCAGTCATCTTCAGTTAAACAGAAATCTGTTGATTCGGAGTCTAAAGACATTTTGGACACTATGGTCAGCGATCAGAGAGAAAATGACTTTGTTCCTGAACTATCAAAGAAGCAAGATTGGTCTGTTGCTGAACAGATAAGTGACAAGATGCAAATTGAGCCCATGGCTCAACCAACTAGTGGTGGGGAAAGTCCTGTCCATAATGCACACTTCACTGAGTATAGCTTGGGTCAGGAAAAGAAACATGTTTGTGAAAAACTGAAGCCAACTCTGAGTACTGAAGAGGTGTTCAACCAATATGACCATGAAGATAAAGCTTTGGATCTTGCTTCAGCGGTTGAAGAGAAATTTGGTGGTACTGAGAGTCTTCTCCTTATTCAGACTAATGAAGACATCAGTGAGACTAATGCTGATATGCTTAGTAACTTGAATATCATTGAAACTAAAATGGAAAAAGACAAAAGAAAAAGCATTAAGTTGGTTTTTAAAGATGAATCGGAAAGAACAGCTGCAAGCTTGGAGTCTGAAAATACACCCAAGAAAGTCGCTGCAGTCTCCCCTTTGCCTGTTAATAATGTTTCAGTGAATTTTAATGTTCACTATGTTACCTGCTCAAATTCTCAGATCCTTGCAGTGACAGGCAGCCATGAGTGCCTGGGACAGTGGGAGAATTATGTCCCATTGAAACCGGACAAGGATGGATTCTGGTCTAATTCTATCCTGCTCCCAGTGAATTTAAAATTTGAATGGAAATATGTGGTGGTGGAAAATGGTAAGATCTGGCGATGGGAGGAATGCCCGAATAGATGGCTGGAGACCAGCCATGAAGATATGGAAATGTATCAATGTTGGGGTTACCCCTGA